In Candidatus Saccharibacteria bacterium oral taxon 488, one DNA window encodes the following:
- the recJ gene encoding single-stranded-DNA-specific exonuclease RecJ: protein MTLFERILTARGLATRSAREAFLQPDYAAVKHDPFLLPDMHKAVARLKQAQKQGEKIVIYGDYDIDGLSATALLLDAFGKFGFEGVDAFIPNRFVEGYGMTMGAVDKVCDMGADLIVTVDTGSLCHAEIAYAASLGIDTVVTDHHNVAETPPPSVAAVNPKFPGHTYPFRDLCGAGVAFKLVQALQTELDGLPDGYEKWLLDLVALGTVCDIVTLADENRANVYWGLEVLKKQQRPGLKALMAVAGIEPEQVNARHLGFGLGPRMNAAGRLETAQHALDMLVAHDGLAALEASEKLEELNAKRRGIQDAIFEEACVQAEELANDRVLVVSSDGWNHGVIGIVASKLVEKYNKPVFIIGERGEEATGSARSFGDFSAADAVRAADDIIIKGGGHGAAAGVTLATEKIGDFRRRVNDFYDSLQLTNQERYLLPRADVEIADFSEIDEELVENLARMEPFGNGNPEPVVKITTASVLSARRMGADGQHVKLTLRDQNGKALQMLAFNAPEAFFCEPGDEVVAWFQPTINEWQGVRTVEGRLVHMALLD from the coding sequence ATGACCTTATTTGAGCGGATTTTGACGGCGCGGGGTCTCGCGACGCGGTCAGCACGCGAGGCTTTTTTGCAGCCGGATTATGCAGCGGTGAAACATGATCCATTTTTGCTGCCGGACATGCATAAGGCGGTGGCGCGGCTGAAACAAGCGCAGAAGCAGGGCGAAAAAATCGTCATTTACGGTGATTATGACATTGACGGACTGAGCGCCACGGCGCTGCTGCTGGATGCGTTTGGTAAGTTTGGTTTTGAGGGCGTTGACGCTTTCATCCCGAACCGGTTTGTTGAAGGTTATGGTATGACCATGGGCGCGGTGGACAAGGTATGCGACATGGGGGCGGATTTGATCGTGACGGTAGATACCGGTAGTTTGTGCCATGCGGAGATTGCATATGCCGCTAGCTTGGGGATTGATACGGTGGTGACCGATCATCATAATGTTGCTGAGACTCCGCCGCCGAGTGTGGCAGCGGTGAATCCGAAGTTTCCAGGACATACTTATCCATTTCGTGATTTGTGTGGTGCGGGCGTGGCGTTTAAGTTGGTGCAGGCGCTGCAGACTGAATTGGACGGGCTGCCTGATGGCTATGAAAAATGGCTGCTCGATTTGGTGGCGCTAGGGACGGTGTGCGATATCGTGACGTTGGCTGATGAAAATCGAGCGAATGTCTATTGGGGCTTAGAAGTGTTGAAAAAACAACAACGTCCAGGATTGAAAGCGTTGATGGCGGTGGCGGGTATTGAGCCGGAGCAGGTCAATGCCAGGCATTTGGGGTTTGGTTTGGGTCCGCGAATGAATGCAGCGGGCCGGCTGGAGACGGCGCAGCACGCGTTGGACATGCTGGTGGCGCACGATGGGCTGGCGGCACTGGAGGCGAGCGAGAAGTTGGAGGAATTAAATGCTAAGCGGCGCGGTATTCAGGACGCGATTTTTGAGGAAGCATGCGTGCAAGCCGAGGAATTGGCGAATGACCGGGTGCTGGTAGTCAGTAGCGACGGCTGGAATCACGGCGTTATCGGCATCGTGGCGTCGAAACTGGTGGAGAAATATAACAAGCCAGTGTTTATCATTGGCGAACGCGGTGAGGAGGCGACTGGCTCGGCGCGTAGTTTCGGTGATTTTTCAGCGGCGGATGCAGTGCGGGCGGCGGACGACATTATCATCAAAGGCGGCGGGCATGGGGCGGCTGCTGGCGTGACGCTGGCGACTGAAAAGATTGGTGATTTTCGTCGTCGCGTGAATGATTTTTATGATTCGCTGCAACTAACAAACCAAGAGCGATATTTGCTGCCGCGAGCCGACGTGGAAATTGCTGATTTTTCGGAAATTGATGAGGAATTAGTAGAGAATCTGGCAAGAATGGAGCCATTTGGTAATGGTAATCCCGAGCCTGTAGTAAAAATCACTACAGCGAGCGTGTTGAGCGCGCGACGGATGGGCGCGGATGGGCAGCACGTTAAACTGACTTTGCGCGACCAAAATGGCAAGGCGCTGCAAATGCTGGCGTTCAATGCGCCCGAGGCGTTTTTCTGCGAGCCAGGCGACGAGGTGGTAGCGTGGTTTCAGCCAACTATCAACGAATGGCAGGGGGTGCGGACGGTTGAGGGGCGGCTCGTTCACATGGCTTTGTTGGATTGA
- the priA gene encoding primosomal protein N' produces the protein MYYYLVSPIKIIRADAHSFTYAHPERLPVGALVVIEVGSAQCVGIIMSAVVKPEFTVKEIVQILDDAPVPLPLIQTALWMSSYYHTHLATVWQTILPRGLTKKRRHIPARAASPQASQPPTTALTPDQRAAITAIDDMLPGSALLHGVTGSGKTRVYIELARRLMDEGLSSIILVPEIALTSQLVTEFARYFDNIVLTHSRQTEAERHVTWQHVINSRDPLIVIGPRSALFMPVQQLGLIVIDECHEPSFKQEQSPRYSALRTAAILARQHEAKLVLGSATPTISDYFLAKTAGRPIITMPTPARSDAVKPRVSLIDMTKRTNFTQHFFLSDQLLTAITGSLNDGNQALVFHNRRGTAAITLCEQCGWNAGCPRCFVPLTLHADQHQLLCHICGFRASVPTSCPECHHADIIHKGLGTKRIEAELRKLFPTSTIARFDADTTADDAADKRYDELKNGSIDIIIGTQVIAKGLDLPHLRTVGVVQADAGLTLPDFSSSERTFQLLAQVVGRVGRSHHATDVIIQTFQPDHPAIRDGLAQNYTDFYARTIARRRATDFPPFTYLLKLTCVYKTEAAAIRNAKKLAQTLQAAAPTDVRILGPTPAFYERVRDTYRWQLILKSPRRSDLVSLLDLVPPAHWQAELDPTSLL, from the coding sequence ATGTACTACTATTTAGTATCACCGATCAAGATCATTCGTGCCGATGCGCATTCGTTTACCTATGCACACCCCGAGCGGCTGCCAGTCGGTGCGCTGGTCGTTATAGAAGTTGGCTCAGCTCAGTGCGTCGGCATCATTATGTCGGCAGTCGTCAAGCCCGAGTTTACGGTTAAAGAAATTGTCCAGATTTTAGATGACGCTCCCGTGCCGCTACCGCTCATCCAGACGGCTCTGTGGATGAGCAGCTATTATCATACGCATCTCGCAACCGTCTGGCAAACCATCCTGCCACGCGGTTTAACGAAGAAGCGCCGCCACATACCCGCACGCGCCGCCAGTCCGCAGGCCTCACAACCACCGACAACAGCACTCACGCCCGACCAGAGGGCCGCCATCACCGCCATTGACGACATGCTCCCTGGTAGCGCGCTGCTACATGGCGTGACCGGATCTGGCAAGACGCGTGTCTATATTGAACTCGCCCGGCGGCTGATGGACGAGGGCTTGTCGTCAATTATTTTGGTGCCAGAAATCGCCCTCACCTCACAGCTCGTTACCGAATTTGCGAGGTATTTCGACAATATCGTCCTCACCCACTCGCGCCAGACCGAAGCCGAGCGGCACGTGACTTGGCAACATGTTATCAATTCACGCGACCCACTCATCGTCATTGGCCCTCGATCAGCCCTGTTCATGCCCGTCCAGCAACTGGGCCTCATCGTCATTGATGAATGTCACGAACCCAGCTTCAAGCAGGAGCAATCGCCCCGCTACTCAGCGCTGCGCACTGCGGCCATTCTCGCTCGCCAGCACGAAGCCAAGCTCGTTCTCGGCAGCGCCACCCCTACGATCAGCGATTATTTTCTGGCAAAAACCGCTGGCCGGCCCATCATAACCATGCCCACACCCGCCCGTTCAGACGCCGTTAAACCGCGCGTCTCGCTGATCGACATGACCAAGCGTACGAACTTTACTCAGCATTTCTTTCTCTCTGATCAACTACTCACGGCTATCACTGGCTCGCTGAATGATGGTAATCAAGCCCTCGTTTTTCACAATCGCCGCGGCACCGCCGCTATCACCCTATGCGAACAATGCGGCTGGAACGCCGGCTGTCCGCGCTGTTTTGTGCCACTCACCCTCCACGCCGACCAGCACCAGCTCCTCTGTCATATCTGCGGCTTCAGGGCGTCCGTCCCTACCAGCTGTCCCGAGTGTCATCATGCCGATATCATTCATAAAGGCCTCGGCACCAAGCGCATCGAAGCGGAATTACGCAAGCTCTTTCCCACAAGCACCATCGCCCGCTTTGATGCCGACACGACCGCCGACGATGCGGCCGACAAGCGCTACGACGAGCTCAAAAACGGTTCAATTGACATCATCATCGGCACCCAAGTGATCGCCAAGGGCCTCGACCTACCGCACCTACGCACTGTTGGTGTCGTCCAAGCCGACGCCGGGTTGACATTGCCTGACTTTTCCTCAAGCGAGCGCACCTTCCAGCTGCTGGCCCAAGTCGTTGGCCGCGTTGGCCGCTCTCATCACGCCACCGACGTCATCATCCAAACCTTTCAGCCAGACCATCCCGCCATCCGCGATGGGCTTGCCCAAAACTACACTGATTTTTACGCCCGCACTATCGCTCGGCGACGCGCCACCGACTTTCCGCCATTTACCTATCTACTCAAATTAACCTGCGTCTATAAAACCGAAGCCGCCGCCATCCGCAACGCCAAAAAGCTCGCCCAGACACTGCAGGCGGCCGCCCCGACCGACGTCCGCATCCTTGGCCCAACACCGGCATTTTATGAGCGCGTCCGCGACACGTACCGCTGGCAGCTCATTCTCAAAAGCCCGCGCCGCAGCGACCTCGTCAGTCTCCTTGACCTCGTGCCACCGGCTCATTGGCAGGCTGAGCTCGACCCGACCAGCCTCCTCTAA
- a CDS encoding GatB/YqeY domain-containing protein produces the protein MSALKARIADEMKAALLGRHRFRGDVLRSLKAAILNEEVSLGKRDEGLNDAEVERVVAREVKKRKESAELYRANGRAELAEPEEQEAAILQEFLPKQLSEDEIRAMVEAAVADLGATMQQMGQVIGAVKAKAGNAADGALIAKITKETLAKQ, from the coding sequence ATGTCGGCGCTCAAAGCGCGTATTGCTGATGAGATGAAAGCCGCTCTTCTAGGGCGGCATCGTTTTCGGGGTGACGTCCTGCGTAGCTTGAAGGCGGCAATCCTTAATGAGGAGGTATCGCTCGGTAAGCGCGATGAAGGTCTAAATGATGCAGAAGTCGAGAGGGTAGTTGCCCGCGAAGTTAAAAAGCGCAAAGAAAGTGCCGAGTTATACCGGGCAAATGGCCGGGCAGAACTAGCCGAGCCGGAGGAGCAAGAGGCAGCAATTTTACAGGAATTTTTGCCTAAACAGCTGAGCGAAGATGAGATTCGGGCAATGGTCGAGGCAGCGGTTGCTGATTTGGGTGCGACGATGCAGCAGATGGGTCAGGTGATCGGTGCGGTGAAGGCTAAGGCTGGCAATGCGGCTGACGGCGCCTTGATTGCGAAAATTACCAAAGAAACGCTAGCAAAACAATAA
- the ftsA gene encoding cell division protein FtsA, producing the protein MQEQSRYVVGIDVGTKTVRCVVGHIGESGLPNIVGVGVSENSGMRKGAVSNLTGPAAAIDKALEAAERMSGHHINAAALSVNGSHILSTKADGMIAVGMSGGEVTDEDVLRIEEVATTGKVPANREILEIVPHAYRLDGQDNIKDPVGMSGTRLELRANVVSGLTPYVANLRRSAEMANVTASSLTPSVLAAARAVLSESQIENGVAVIDIGGSTTGVAVFEEGDLQHVAVIPMGAQNVTNDVAIGLKTDPEIAEAVKLAHARLGGGKAGRVDTKHDKQVYTFEQSEIDEIVEARYEEIFELVAKELKRAGGIGRLPSGVVLVGGGAKVKDLVEFAKNSLGVAAKLGVPAGYAGVSDEANGPEFAAAIGLMLIDGAGAERAEQTHSKVGSVTKKAGGMISRLLARFK; encoded by the coding sequence ATGCAAGAACAATCTCGATATGTGGTAGGAATTGATGTTGGTACGAAGACCGTGCGCTGCGTGGTCGGACATATCGGGGAGTCGGGGCTGCCAAACATTGTTGGTGTCGGCGTGAGTGAAAATAGCGGCATGCGTAAGGGTGCGGTATCGAACTTGACGGGGCCGGCGGCGGCGATTGACAAGGCGCTCGAGGCGGCCGAACGCATGAGCGGTCATCATATTAATGCAGCGGCGCTGAGCGTCAATGGGTCGCATATCTTGAGCACCAAAGCTGATGGTATGATCGCGGTGGGGATGAGTGGCGGTGAAGTGACGGACGAGGATGTGCTGCGGATTGAAGAAGTGGCGACGACCGGGAAGGTGCCGGCTAATCGAGAGATTTTGGAGATTGTGCCGCATGCCTATCGGCTGGACGGACAGGATAACATCAAGGATCCGGTGGGGATGAGCGGGACGCGCCTGGAGCTGCGGGCTAATGTGGTCTCGGGTCTGACGCCGTATGTGGCGAATTTACGCCGCTCGGCCGAGATGGCCAATGTCACTGCCTCGAGCCTAACACCGAGCGTGTTGGCAGCGGCGCGAGCGGTGCTCAGCGAGTCGCAGATTGAGAACGGAGTGGCGGTTATCGACATTGGTGGTAGCACGACCGGTGTGGCCGTGTTTGAAGAGGGCGATTTGCAGCATGTGGCGGTGATCCCGATGGGAGCGCAGAATGTGACAAATGATGTGGCGATTGGGCTAAAGACTGACCCGGAGATCGCTGAGGCAGTCAAATTGGCGCATGCCCGGCTGGGCGGCGGCAAGGCTGGTCGCGTTGATACCAAGCATGACAAACAGGTGTACACATTTGAACAAAGCGAGATTGATGAGATTGTCGAGGCGCGCTACGAGGAGATTTTCGAGCTAGTCGCCAAAGAATTGAAGCGGGCCGGCGGCATTGGACGGCTGCCGAGCGGTGTGGTGCTGGTTGGTGGCGGCGCTAAGGTCAAGGATCTGGTCGAATTTGCGAAAAATAGCCTCGGCGTGGCGGCTAAACTAGGTGTGCCGGCAGGATATGCAGGCGTGAGCGACGAGGCGAATGGGCCGGAGTTTGCGGCGGCAATTGGCCTGATGCTCATTGACGGGGCAGGGGCTGAGCGGGCCGAGCAGACGCATAGCAAGGTAGGTTCGGTGACCAAGAAAGCCGGCGGGATGATTAGTCGATTACTAGCGAGGTTTAAGTAG
- the nrdR gene encoding transcriptional repressor NrdR, whose amino-acid sequence MSGFNIGDSRVIESREVSDGVAIRRRRETPDGRRFTTYERVEKPNLIVIKKNGSRELFDRVKLAHAVRQSVGKFLKSDEEVESIITAVEDKLYALGASEVPSRQIGEFVLDELAKRNEVAYVRFASVFQKFETLDDFVKILEQRRQKGQE is encoded by the coding sequence ATGAGCGGATTTAACATTGGTGATAGCCGCGTGATCGAGTCGCGAGAGGTTTCTGATGGTGTGGCGATTCGCCGCCGCCGCGAGACGCCGGATGGACGGCGTTTCACTACGTATGAACGCGTGGAAAAGCCAAACCTCATTGTGATCAAGAAAAATGGTAGTCGTGAACTGTTTGATCGAGTTAAGCTCGCGCATGCGGTGCGCCAGTCGGTTGGTAAATTCCTCAAGTCCGACGAGGAAGTTGAGTCGATTATCACGGCGGTTGAAGATAAATTGTATGCGCTGGGCGCCTCAGAAGTGCCGTCGCGGCAGATCGGCGAGTTTGTACTGGATGAATTAGCGAAGCGTAACGAGGTGGCGTATGTACGTTTTGCCAGCGTGTTTCAGAAGTTTGAAACGCTGGATGATTTCGTCAAGATATTGGAACAGCGTCGCCAGAAAGGACAAGAATAA
- a CDS encoding 30S ribosomal protein S21 — MVQVTRKDQKEANENVIRRFNRKVLQSGVLARAKSVMRFAKPISKVERRKKAIIRRERRAEKTARMRMGATR, encoded by the coding sequence ATGGTACAAGTAACACGTAAAGATCAGAAGGAAGCGAACGAGAATGTGATTCGTCGCTTTAATCGCAAGGTGCTGCAGAGCGGTGTCCTTGCGCGGGCAAAGTCGGTGATGCGATTTGCCAAGCCGATTTCCAAGGTTGAGCGCCGCAAGAAAGCGATTATTCGCCGCGAGCGCCGGGCCGAGAAAACAGCCAGGATGCGCATGGGGGCAACGCGTTAA
- the fmt gene encoding methionyl-tRNA formyltransferase: MPPIIFFGTEAYSLITLKALYEAGFPIRAVITKPDMRSGRGHKLTEPPVKTFARQHGILVWQPNKLRDLIPDITALQPVAGVLVAYGKIIPQSIIDLFTPGIINLHPSLLPTWRGPSPIEAAIAHQDSETGISIMQLDAQMDAGPIYTQHRHPLTGTETKPQLYDELFAAGSDLLVRTLPSILTGTLQPTPQNDADATYCQLLSKDMSLIDPATMTAAAADAHVRAYLGFPRSRLRIHDRELIITKTRASDAPASPLSVKCCDGRYVTILELIAPSGKQMTAEAFLRGHQG; encoded by the coding sequence ATGCCACCAATCATCTTTTTCGGCACCGAAGCGTACAGTCTGATTACCCTTAAAGCACTCTACGAGGCAGGTTTTCCCATTCGCGCCGTCATCACCAAACCCGATATGCGTAGTGGCCGCGGCCATAAGCTTACCGAGCCACCAGTCAAAACCTTTGCCCGCCAACATGGCATCCTCGTCTGGCAGCCCAACAAACTCCGTGACCTAATCCCCGATATCACTGCCCTCCAGCCTGTCGCCGGCGTCCTCGTCGCTTACGGCAAAATCATCCCCCAGTCAATCATCGACCTCTTCACTCCCGGCATTATCAATCTCCACCCTTCACTACTGCCAACATGGCGTGGCCCTTCACCGATCGAGGCGGCCATTGCACACCAAGACTCAGAAACCGGCATCTCCATTATGCAACTTGACGCCCAGATGGACGCTGGCCCAATTTACACCCAACACCGTCACCCGCTCACCGGCACTGAAACCAAACCACAGCTGTATGATGAGCTGTTTGCTGCCGGCAGCGACCTGCTCGTGCGCACGCTGCCAAGCATCCTTACCGGTACGCTTCAGCCGACCCCGCAAAACGACGCCGATGCCACGTATTGCCAGCTGCTTTCCAAGGATATGTCACTCATTGATCCTGCCACCATGACCGCCGCAGCCGCCGATGCCCATGTGCGGGCGTATCTCGGCTTTCCACGTAGTCGTCTGCGCATTCATGACCGTGAACTCATTATCACTAAAACTCGCGCCTCAGACGCCCCAGCATCGCCGCTGAGCGTCAAGTGCTGTGACGGACGATACGTAACCATCCTCGAACTGATCGCCCCAAGCGGTAAACAAATGACCGCAGAGGCGTTTCTCCGCGGCCATCAAGGCTAA
- the def gene encoding peptide deformylase, producing MTKDDIIALPNPHLRQKSAKIHVITDEVRQLSANMIAAALDWEDSRPHEISAALAAIQVDHLERIIIVRSDFDDKATREFTTLINPEIVKYEGEIVADFEGCLSVKHVYGKVPRHSKIRVKALDLDGNEIRLKAEGFLARVIQHEIDHTNGVVFIDHIRDQHDAFYTLDDSGELQPLDYEADIKDNAQLWG from the coding sequence ATGACTAAAGACGATATTATTGCCCTACCAAATCCGCATCTCCGCCAAAAATCAGCTAAAATTCACGTCATCACCGACGAGGTGCGCCAGTTATCAGCCAATATGATCGCGGCCGCTCTTGACTGGGAAGATTCTCGTCCCCACGAGATCAGCGCTGCCCTCGCCGCCATCCAGGTTGATCATCTCGAGCGCATCATCATCGTCCGCAGCGACTTTGACGACAAAGCTACTCGCGAATTCACCACCCTGATCAATCCTGAAATTGTCAAATACGAGGGAGAAATTGTCGCCGATTTCGAAGGCTGCCTCAGCGTCAAGCACGTCTACGGCAAAGTTCCCCGCCATTCTAAAATCCGCGTCAAGGCTCTTGACCTCGACGGCAACGAGATTCGCCTCAAGGCCGAAGGCTTCCTCGCCCGTGTTATCCAGCACGAGATCGATCACACCAACGGCGTCGTCTTTATCGACCATATCCGCGACCAACACGACGCTTTTTACACGCTTGATGATTCTGGTGAATTACAGCCGCTTGATTACGAAGCCGACATCAAAGATAATGCTCAGCTGTGGGGCTAA
- the map gene encoding type I methionyl aminopeptidase has translation MPTLITGEKTPQQMKDMRECGRMLATIYDELRQRVTAGMSELDVNEFVAGRIKDFGAEATYLTDEVKFPGVICVSTNEQLVHSFPTDYVFEKGDVVSFDLVIGYRDMKTDSAFTMVIDKEPRGAKKHLLHATEQSLYAGIDAISGEGTRVGDISAGVEAVLKKAKLGIIRELVGHGVGLEMHMSPEIPNYGRRGTGPVLHAGDTIAIEPMASLGGEKIVTEDDGWTISMKDGSLGAHFEHTVLITETGAEILTTL, from the coding sequence ATGCCAACTTTAATTACGGGTGAGAAAACGCCGCAGCAGATGAAGGATATGCGCGAATGCGGGCGGATGTTGGCGACGATTTATGACGAGTTGCGCCAGCGGGTAACGGCTGGTATGAGTGAATTGGATGTCAATGAGTTTGTGGCCGGGCGAATCAAGGATTTTGGTGCGGAGGCGACGTATTTGACGGATGAGGTGAAATTCCCAGGGGTGATTTGCGTGTCGACTAATGAGCAATTGGTGCACTCATTTCCGACAGACTATGTGTTTGAGAAGGGCGATGTAGTGAGCTTTGACCTGGTGATTGGCTACCGCGACATGAAGACCGATAGCGCGTTTACTATGGTGATTGACAAAGAGCCGCGCGGCGCTAAGAAGCATTTGCTGCACGCGACAGAGCAAAGTTTGTATGCGGGAATTGATGCGATTTCCGGTGAGGGAACGCGCGTTGGCGATATTTCGGCTGGCGTGGAAGCGGTATTGAAGAAGGCTAAATTGGGTATCATTCGCGAGCTGGTTGGCCACGGTGTGGGGCTGGAAATGCACATGAGTCCAGAGATTCCAAATTATGGCCGACGCGGTACCGGGCCAGTGCTGCACGCAGGCGACACGATTGCCATCGAGCCGATGGCCAGCCTCGGCGGCGAGAAAATTGTGACTGAGGATGACGGCTGGACGATTAGCATGAAAGACGGCAGTTTGGGTGCACATTTTGAACATACCGTGCTGATCACCGAGACGGGTGCGGAGATTTTGACGACGCTCTAG
- a CDS encoding AAA family ATPase: MILLFGPPGAGKSMQGQMLAARQGWKWLSTGEMLRRSNDPAVIDILRSGELVSDALIYQVFEQAVQDARDKKYPNIIVDGFPRTKEQAAWLDEYMARMSEKIDTVISLEVPEAEIMRRLEKRGRLEDTPEAIARRMTIYRQKMYPVLGIFAEAGVRIVHLDGVGTAGEVHDRIYEEVAYACQL; encoded by the coding sequence ATGATCTTATTGTTTGGGCCGCCGGGGGCTGGTAAAAGTATGCAGGGGCAGATGTTGGCAGCGCGCCAGGGTTGGAAATGGCTATCGACCGGCGAGATGTTGCGCCGAAGTAATGATCCGGCGGTGATTGATATTTTACGCTCGGGCGAGCTGGTGAGCGATGCGTTGATTTACCAAGTGTTTGAGCAGGCGGTGCAGGATGCGCGCGATAAAAAATATCCAAATATCATTGTGGATGGCTTTCCGCGGACGAAAGAACAGGCGGCATGGCTGGATGAGTATATGGCACGGATGAGTGAGAAGATTGATACGGTGATTTCACTGGAAGTGCCGGAGGCGGAAATTATGCGGCGGCTAGAAAAGCGTGGCCGGTTGGAGGATACGCCAGAGGCGATTGCCCGGCGAATGACGATTTATCGGCAAAAAATGTATCCGGTGTTGGGGATTTTTGCTGAGGCAGGCGTTAGGATTGTCCATCTTGACGGCGTCGGGACGGCTGGTGAAGTACATGACCGGATTTATGAAGAGGTGGCGTACGCATGCCAACTTTAA
- a CDS encoding ArsR family transcriptional regulator, translating to MLDIFITSRVRRKIVVVYAKYPDFHTHVRGLAKLIKEDPGNIQRELKRLEKVGFLRSEKQGNSRAYFTNKQFPIFKELQSMVIKSQQHAARPKRGSVDRD from the coding sequence ATGCTTGACATTTTTATTACATCACGAGTGAGACGCAAAATCGTAGTTGTGTATGCCAAGTATCCTGATTTTCATACGCACGTACGTGGCCTAGCGAAGCTGATTAAGGAAGATCCCGGTAACATTCAGCGCGAGCTCAAGCGGCTGGAAAAAGTTGGCTTCTTGAGGAGCGAGAAGCAGGGTAATTCGCGGGCATACTTTACGAACAAGCAGTTCCCGATTTTCAAGGAATTACAGAGTATGGTGATTAAGTCGCAGCAACATGCGGCCCGGCCGAAGCGCGGCTCGGTTGATAGAGATTGA
- the ftsZ gene encoding cell division protein FtsZ — MPQITPSEVQTFASIKVVGVGGAGGSAINRMKDAGLAGVQFIAMNTDAQALHNSKADVKIHLGHTTTNGLGAGADPMVGEAAANESREEIRQALEGADMVFVTIGAGGGTGSGAGHIVAEIAREMDILVVGVATRPFSFEGEKRRVNADWAITHLGRQVDTLITIPNDRLLQTIDRRTPLLETFKIADDVLRQGVQGISELITEHGLINLDFADVKAVMSRAGSALMGIGRADGENRAVQAAQQAIESPLIEVSIDGAKGVLFNVTGGYDMSMAEIQEAAEVITSAVSPDANIIFGATLKPELEDEVIITVIATGFDSETYHDHEVSLTSEASHESETEVDDEVVEGIDLELSEQSGATDFTSEQENNIWDQPAEDEADEDDTPAFLRRRKKNKEE, encoded by the coding sequence ATGCCGCAGATTACACCAAGTGAAGTTCAAACGTTTGCCAGTATCAAAGTTGTCGGTGTCGGTGGAGCTGGTGGTTCGGCCATCAATCGGATGAAAGATGCGGGGCTCGCTGGCGTGCAGTTTATCGCCATGAACACTGATGCTCAGGCATTGCATAATTCCAAGGCGGATGTCAAGATTCATCTCGGGCACACCACGACTAATGGGCTGGGTGCCGGTGCTGATCCGATGGTTGGTGAGGCGGCAGCCAATGAGTCGCGCGAGGAGATTCGCCAGGCACTCGAGGGTGCGGACATGGTGTTTGTGACGATTGGTGCTGGTGGTGGCACTGGATCGGGCGCTGGGCATATCGTGGCGGAAATTGCTCGCGAGATGGACATCTTGGTGGTTGGTGTGGCGACGCGACCATTTAGTTTTGAAGGCGAAAAGCGTCGAGTGAATGCTGATTGGGCAATTACTCACTTGGGCCGACAGGTTGATACTTTGATTACTATTCCGAATGACCGATTGCTGCAGACGATTGATCGGCGGACGCCGCTGCTCGAGACGTTCAAGATTGCTGATGACGTGCTGCGCCAAGGTGTGCAGGGTATTTCTGAGCTGATTACCGAGCATGGTTTGATTAATCTCGACTTTGCTGACGTCAAGGCGGTGATGAGTCGGGCTGGTTCGGCGCTGATGGGGATCGGTCGGGCTGATGGCGAGAATCGGGCGGTGCAGGCCGCTCAGCAAGCGATCGAGAGTCCGCTGATCGAGGTGTCGATTGACGGTGCAAAGGGCGTGTTGTTTAACGTGACCGGTGGCTATGACATGAGCATGGCAGAGATTCAGGAGGCGGCTGAGGTAATTACCAGCGCGGTCAGCCCTGATGCCAATATTATCTTTGGAGCAACGCTCAAGCCAGAGCTCGAAGACGAGGTGATCATCACGGTTATCGCCACTGGGTTTGATAGTGAGACCTATCATGATCACGAGGTGAGTTTGACGAGTGAAGCGTCGCATGAATCAGAGACTGAAGTTGATGATGAGGTGGTTGAAGGGATTGATCTGGAGCTCAGTGAGCAGAGCGGAGCGACGGACTTTACGTCTGAGCAGGAAAACAACATCTGGGATCAGCCAGCTGAGGATGAAGCGGACGAAGATGATACGCCAGCCTTCCTTCGCCGCCGCAAAAAGAACAAGGAGGAATAA